The following are encoded in a window of Cyprinus carpio isolate SPL01 chromosome A13, ASM1834038v1, whole genome shotgun sequence genomic DNA:
- the cpxm1a gene encoding probable carboxypeptidase X1 isoform X2 has protein sequence MLMQRVHVCAAIILCMAHACLSFENQTVNNNITKSESNDFKSVINLVGNVTESLDTAKPDEDHTQAQRNASEDGEQMNKETHGAKPDCPPLGLESLKVSDDQLESSSYLSVGLGPHRGRLNIQSGLEDDDEYDGAWCAGVEDQEQWLQLNALRPTLFTGVILQGRNSIWSLNWVRTYKVQFSNDSSVWQPCMNGSEEAVFIGNEDLETPVLALFPEPSVAQYIRINPQTWFSNGTICLRAEVLGCPVPDPDSPHFSETESGSSDDLDFRHHNYNEMRKLMKSVNDKCPNITRIYTIGRSYTGLKLYVMEISDNPGKHELGEPEFRYVAGMHGNEVLGRELLLNLMQYICREYNRGNQRVIQLVKDTRIHLLPSMNPDGYETAYEKGSELSGWALGRYSFEGIDMNHNFPDLNNIMWDAQELAINKRRVSNHYIPMPEYYTSTEALVAPETRAVISWMQDIPFVLSANLHGGELVVTYPFDCTRDWIPRQDTPTADNDFFRWLATVYASTNLVMANPERRICHSEDFLQHNNIINGADWHTVPGSMNDFSYLHTNCFEITVELSCDKFPHASELPIEWENNKESLLLYMEQVHRGLKGVIRDKDTRAGIANAVIKVDGLGHDIRSAVDGDYWRLLNPGEYKITVWAEGYFPRIRHCSVGSEPHATICDFTLTKTSQDRLKQILASGGKIPRDNQVRIRAMRMRKLRASTKILNRRREQQRLNKIKRK, from the exons ATGCTTATGCAAAGAGTACACGTTTGTGCTGCAATAATACTTTGCATGGCACATGCCTGTCTTTCATTTGAAAACCAGACAGtcaataataatattaccaaatCTGAATCTAATGATTTCAAGTCAGTAATAAATCTGGTTGGGAATGTTACTGAAAGTCTGGACACAGCAAAACCCGATGAAGACCACACTCAGGCGCAGAGGAATGCCAGTGAAGATGGAGAACAGATGAACAAAGAGACCCATGGAGCAAAACCAG ATTGTCCACCATTGGGTTTGGAGTCTCTGAAAGTCTCTGATGATCAGTTGGAGTCTTCATCGTATTTGAGCGTGGGGCTTGGTCCTCACAGAGGACGCCTTAACATACAG TCTGGTCTGGAAGATGATGATGAGTATGATGGAGCGTGGTGTGCTGGGGTGGAGGATCAGGAACAGTGGTTGCAGCTGAATGCTCTCAGACCAACACTCTTTACTGGAGTCATCCTCCAGGGCAGAAACTCTATCTGGAG ctTGAACTGGGTCCGCACATATAAGGTGCAGTTCAGTAATGACTCCTCGGTCTGGCAGCCCTGCATGAATGGATCAGAGGAGGCA GTGTTTATCGGGAATGAAGATTTGGAGACGCCGGTTCTGGCTCTGTTTCCTGAGCCCTCAGTGGCACAATACATTCGCATTAACCCACAGACCTGGTTTAGCAATGGCACCATTTGCCTCCGCGCTGAAGTGCTGGGCTGCCCAGTGCCAG ATCCTGACAGCCCACATTTTTCTGAGACTGAGAGCGGATCCTCAGATGATCTCGACTTCAGACACCATAATTACAATGAGATGAGGAAG TTAATGAAGTCTGTGAATGACAAGTGTCCAAATATCACACGGATCTACACTATTGGGAGGAGCTACACTGGACTGAAGCTTTATGTTATGGAAATATCCGATAACCCAGGAAAACATGAGCTTG GTGAGCCGGAGTTTCGCTATGTTGCTGGGATGCATGGGAATGAAGTTTTAGGCCGGGAGCTTTTGCTAAATCTTATGCAGTACATCTGTCGTGAATATAACCGAGGCAATCAGCGTGTCATACAGCTGGTGAAGGACACACGCATCCACCTGTTGCCATCTATGAACCCAGACGGATATGAAACAGCCTATGAGAAG GGTTCAGAACTCTCTGGCTGGGCTCTGGGACGCTACAGTTTTGAAGGCATTGACATGAACCATAACTTCCCTGACCTCAACAACATCATGTGGGATGCTCAGGAGTTGGCCATAAACAAGAGGAGAGTGAGCAACCATTACATTCCCATGCCAGAGTACTACACCTCAACCGAAGCATTAGT tGCCCCAGAGACGCGTGCTGTAATCAGCTGGATGCAGGACATCCCGTTTGTACTGAGTGCTAATCTGCATGGGGGAGAGCTGGTGGTCACTTACCCTTTCGACTGTACACGTGATTGGATCCCTCGCCAGGACACGCCCACCGCAGACAATGATTTCTTCCGTTGGCTGGCCACCGTCTATGCATCCACCAATCTGGTGATGGCAAACCCTGAGAGGAGGATCTGTCACTCTGAAGACTTCCTGCAGCACAACAACATCATCAATGGAGCGGACTGGCACACTGTACCAGGGA gTATGAATGACTTTAGTTACCTCCACACGAATTGTTTCGAAATAACTGTAGAATTGTCCTGTGATAAGTTCCCACATGCCAGTGAGCTTCCTATCGAGTGGGAGAACAATAAAGAGTCTCTCCTGCTGTACATGGAGCAG GTGCACAGAGGGTTAAAGGGCGTCATCAGGGACAAGGACACTAGAGCTGGCATTGCAAATGCTGTCATTAAGGTGGACGGCCTGGGCCATGACATAAGATCTG CTGTAGATGGCGATTACTGGCGTTTGTTGAATCCAGGTGAGTACAAGATAACGGTGTGGGCAGAAGGATATTTCCCACGGATCCGCCACTGCTCTGTAGGGTCAGAGCCCCACGCGACCATCTGTGACTTCACCCTCACCAAGACCTCACAGGATCGTCTTAAACAGATCCTGGCCAGTGGTGGGAAAATCCCCCGGGACAATCAGGTACGGATCCGAGCCATGCGAATGCGCAAACTCCGCGCCAGCACCAAGATTCTCAACCGCCGTCGAGAACAGCAGCGTCTTAACAAAATTAAACGGAAGTGA
- the cpxm1a gene encoding probable carboxypeptidase X1 isoform X1, producing the protein MLMQRVHVCAAIILCMAHACLSFENQTVNNNITKSESNDFKSVINLVGNVTESLDTAKPDEDHTQAQRNASEDGEQMNKETHGAKPDCPPLGLESLKVSDDQLESSSYLSVGLGPHRGRLNIQSGLEDDDEYDGAWCAGVEDQEQWLQLNALRPTLFTGVILQGRNSIWSLNWVRTYKVQFSNDSSVWQPCMNGSEEAVFIGNEDLETPVLALFPEPSVAQYIRINPQTWFSNGTICLRAEVLGCPVPDPDSPHFSETESGSSDDLDFRHHNYNEMRKLMKSVNDKCPNITRIYTIGRSYTGLKLYVMEISDNPGKHELGEPEFRYVAGMHGNEVLGRELLLNLMQYICREYNRGNQRVIQLVKDTRIHLLPSMNPDGYETAYEKGSELSGWALGRYSFEGIDMNHNFPDLNNIMWDAQELAINKRRVSNHYIPMPEYYTSTEALVAPETRAVISWMQDIPFVLSANLHGGELVVTYPFDCTRDWIPRQDTPTADNDFFRWLATVYASTNLVMANPERRICHSEDFLQHNNIINGADWHTVPGSMNDFSYLHTNCFEITVELSCDKFPHASELPIEWENNKESLLLYMEQVHRGLKGVIRDKDTRAGIANAVIKVDGLGHDIRSAVDGDYWRLLNPGEYKITVWAEGYFPRIRHCSVGSEPHATICDFTLTKTSQDRLKQILASGGKIPRDNQVRIRAMRMRKLRASTKILNRRREQQRLNKIKRK; encoded by the exons ATGCTTATGCAAAGAGTACACGTTTGTGCTGCAATAATACTTTGCATGGCACATGCCTGTCTTTCATTTGAAAACCAGACAGtcaataataatattaccaaatCTGAATCTAATGATTTCAAGTCAGTAATAAATCTGGTTGGGAATGTTACTGAAAGTCTGGACACAGCAAAACCCGATGAAGACCACACTCAGGCGCAGAGGAATGCCAGTGAAGATGGAGAACAGATGAACAAAGAGACCCATGGAGCAAAACCAG ATTGTCCACCATTGGGTTTGGAGTCTCTGAAAGTCTCTGATGATCAGTTGGAGTCTTCATCGTATTTGAGCGTGGGGCTTGGTCCTCACAGAGGACGCCTTAACATACAG TCTGGTCTGGAAGATGATGATGAGTATGATGGAGCGTGGTGTGCTGGGGTGGAGGATCAGGAACAGTGGTTGCAGCTGAATGCTCTCAGACCAACACTCTTTACTGGAGTCATCCTCCAGGGCAGAAACTCTATCTGGAG ctTGAACTGGGTCCGCACATATAAGGTGCAGTTCAGTAATGACTCCTCGGTCTGGCAGCCCTGCATGAATGGATCAGAGGAGGCA GTGTTTATCGGGAATGAAGATTTGGAGACGCCGGTTCTGGCTCTGTTTCCTGAGCCCTCAGTGGCACAATACATTCGCATTAACCCACAGACCTGGTTTAGCAATGGCACCATTTGCCTCCGCGCTGAAGTGCTGGGCTGCCCAGTGCCAG ATCCTGACAGCCCACATTTTTCTGAGACTGAGAGCGGATCCTCAGATGATCTCGACTTCAGACACCATAATTACAATGAGATGAGGAAG TTAATGAAGTCTGTGAATGACAAGTGTCCAAATATCACACGGATCTACACTATTGGGAGGAGCTACACTGGACTGAAGCTTTATGTTATGGAAATATCCGATAACCCAGGAAAACATGAGCTTG GTGAGCCGGAGTTTCGCTATGTTGCTGGGATGCATGGGAATGAAGTTTTAGGCCGGGAGCTTTTGCTAAATCTTATGCAGTACATCTGTCGTGAATATAACCGAGGCAATCAGCGTGTCATACAGCTGGTGAAGGACACACGCATCCACCTGTTGCCATCTATGAACCCAGACGGATATGAAACAGCCTATGAGAAG GGTTCAGAACTCTCTGGCTGGGCTCTGGGACGCTACAGTTTTGAAGGCATTGACATGAACCATAACTTCCCTGACCTCAACAACATCATGTGGGATGCTCAGGAGTTGGCCATAAACAAGAGGAGAGTGAGCAACCATTACATTCCCATGCCAGAGTACTACACCTCAACCGAAGCA ttagttGCCCCAGAGACGCGTGCTGTAATCAGCTGGATGCAGGACATCCCGTTTGTACTGAGTGCTAATCTGCATGGGGGAGAGCTGGTGGTCACTTACCCTTTCGACTGTACACGTGATTGGATCCCTCGCCAGGACACGCCCACCGCAGACAATGATTTCTTCCGTTGGCTGGCCACCGTCTATGCATCCACCAATCTGGTGATGGCAAACCCTGAGAGGAGGATCTGTCACTCTGAAGACTTCCTGCAGCACAACAACATCATCAATGGAGCGGACTGGCACACTGTACCAGGGA gTATGAATGACTTTAGTTACCTCCACACGAATTGTTTCGAAATAACTGTAGAATTGTCCTGTGATAAGTTCCCACATGCCAGTGAGCTTCCTATCGAGTGGGAGAACAATAAAGAGTCTCTCCTGCTGTACATGGAGCAG GTGCACAGAGGGTTAAAGGGCGTCATCAGGGACAAGGACACTAGAGCTGGCATTGCAAATGCTGTCATTAAGGTGGACGGCCTGGGCCATGACATAAGATCTG CTGTAGATGGCGATTACTGGCGTTTGTTGAATCCAGGTGAGTACAAGATAACGGTGTGGGCAGAAGGATATTTCCCACGGATCCGCCACTGCTCTGTAGGGTCAGAGCCCCACGCGACCATCTGTGACTTCACCCTCACCAAGACCTCACAGGATCGTCTTAAACAGATCCTGGCCAGTGGTGGGAAAATCCCCCGGGACAATCAGGTACGGATCCGAGCCATGCGAATGCGCAAACTCCGCGCCAGCACCAAGATTCTCAACCGCCGTCGAGAACAGCAGCGTCTTAACAAAATTAAACGGAAGTGA
- the LOC109061610 gene encoding DDB1- and CUL4-associated factor 10-like isoform X2, with protein MSSGQPSDNEEPEEPRAAEENDDSDEDTVPARPSSPRAGRRSTGAQGSSGLESGTGGGTGSRGRGSSACDSLFSWVCRRTVGRGPFVDPARDHFRNMTRLYSSMSPATDSVNLSTQTHGAVFNLEYSPDGSVLTVACEQTEVLLFDPISSRHIKTLVEAHEDCVNNIRFLDNRLFATCSDDTTIALWDLRKLNSKVCTLHGHASWVKNIEYDTHTRLLVTSGFDGNVITWDTNRFTEDGCPHKKFFHTRYLMRMRLTPDCSKMLISTSSGYLLILHDLDLTQSLEVCSYRILRARRAPLCTGSSAGSRSAGSRHTIDSKTHPHREGLSPRNSLEVLTPEIPGERDRGNCITSLQLHPKGWATLLRCSSNMDDQEWTCVYEFQEGAPPRPPVSPRCSLRLTHYIEEANVGRGYIKELCFSPDGRLICSPYGYGVRLLAFDEHCAELVDCMPVRTALLREIRSIYSHSDVVLTSKFSPTHCQFASGCLSGRVALYQPHF; from the exons ATGAGCTCGGGACAGCCGAGCGACAACGAGGAGCCCGAGGAGCCGCGCGCCGCGGAGGAGAACGACGACAGCGATGAAGACACGGTCCCCGCGAGACCATCATCACCGCGGGCGGGCCGCAGGAGTACCGGGGCGCAGGGCAGCTCGGGGCTCGAGTCGGGCACGGGCGGCGGGACGGGCTCGAGGGGCAGGGGCTCGAGCGCCTGCGACTCTCTCTTCTCGTGGGTTTGCAGGAGGACAGTCGGCAGGGGGCCGTTCGTAGACCCCGCGCGGGATCATTTCCGAAACATGACACGGCTTTATTCGTCCATGAGTCCGGCTACGGATTCGGTGAACCTCAGCACACAAACCCACGGGGCTGTCTTTAACCTGGAGTACTCTCCGGACGG GTCAGTTTTGACAGTTGCTTGTGAGCAGACAGAAGTGCTTTTGTTTGACCCCATTTCCTCCAGACATATCAAAACACTGGTGGAGGCTCATGAGGACTGTGTAAACAACATAAG GTTTCTCGACAACCGGCTGTTTGCAACCTGCTCCGATGACACCaccattgcattgtgggatttgcGTAAACTCAACTCGAAGGTGTGCACGTTACATGGCCACGCCAGCTGGGTCAAGAACATCGAGTACGATACACACACTCGCCTGCTGGTGACGTCAGGATTTGACGGAAATGTCATCACGTGGGACACCAACAG GTTCACGGAAGATGGCTGTCCACACAAGAAGTTTTTCCACACACGCTATCTAATGAGGATGCGTCTGACTCCAGACTGCAGTAAGATGTTGATCTCCACCTCCTCGGGTTACCTGCTCATCTTACATGACCTTGACCTCACCCAGAGCCTCGAGGTCTGCAGCTACCGCATCCTACGGGCCCGCAGAGCTCCTCTCTGCACAG GTTCATCAGCAGGTTCCAGGTCGGCGGGTTCCCGTCACACCATTGACAGCAAAACCCATCCACACAGAGAGG GTCTGTCACCCAGAAACAGTCTTGAGGTTTTAACCCCAGAGATCCCAGGTGAGAGGGACCGTGGGAACTGCATCACATCCTTGCAACTTCACCCTAAAGGCTGGGCCACATTGTTGCGCTGCTCCAGCAACATGGACGACCAGGAG TGGACGTGTGTGTATGAGTTTCAAGAGGGCGCTCCACCTCGACCCCCGGTGTCTCCTCGCTGCTCTCTGCGTCTCACACACTACATCGAGGAGGCTAACGTCGGCCGCGGCTACATTAAGGAGCTGTGCTTCAGTCCTGATGGCCGGCTCATCTGCTCGCCGTACGGTTACGGTGTGCGCTTGCTGGCGTTCGATGAGCACTGCGCCGAGCTGGTGGACTGCATGCCTGTACGGACGGCTCTGCTGCGGGAGATTCGCTCCATCTACTCTCACAGCGACGTGGTGCTCACCTCAAAGTTCTCACCCACTCACTGTCAGTTCGCATCGGGCTGCCTTAGTGGACGCGTAGCTCTGTATCAACCACACTTTTAA
- the LOC109061610 gene encoding DDB1- and CUL4-associated factor 10-like isoform X1, whose amino-acid sequence MSSGQPSDNEEPEEPRAAEENDDSDEDTVPARPSSPRAGRRSTGAQGSSGLESGTGGGTGSRGRGSSACDSLFSWVCRRTVGRGPFVDPARDHFRNMTRLYSSMSPATDSVNLSTQTHGAVFNLEYSPDGSVLTVACEQTEVLLFDPISSRHIKTLVEAHEDCVNNIRFLDNRLFATCSDDTTIALWDLRKLNSKVCTLHGHASWVKNIEYDTHTRLLVTSGFDGNVITWDTNRFTEDGCPHKKFFHTRYLMRMRLTPDCSKMLISTSSGYLLILHDLDLTQSLEVCSYRILRARRAPLCTEGSSAGSRSAGSRHTIDSKTHPHREGLSPRNSLEVLTPEIPGERDRGNCITSLQLHPKGWATLLRCSSNMDDQEWTCVYEFQEGAPPRPPVSPRCSLRLTHYIEEANVGRGYIKELCFSPDGRLICSPYGYGVRLLAFDEHCAELVDCMPVRTALLREIRSIYSHSDVVLTSKFSPTHCQFASGCLSGRVALYQPHF is encoded by the exons ATGAGCTCGGGACAGCCGAGCGACAACGAGGAGCCCGAGGAGCCGCGCGCCGCGGAGGAGAACGACGACAGCGATGAAGACACGGTCCCCGCGAGACCATCATCACCGCGGGCGGGCCGCAGGAGTACCGGGGCGCAGGGCAGCTCGGGGCTCGAGTCGGGCACGGGCGGCGGGACGGGCTCGAGGGGCAGGGGCTCGAGCGCCTGCGACTCTCTCTTCTCGTGGGTTTGCAGGAGGACAGTCGGCAGGGGGCCGTTCGTAGACCCCGCGCGGGATCATTTCCGAAACATGACACGGCTTTATTCGTCCATGAGTCCGGCTACGGATTCGGTGAACCTCAGCACACAAACCCACGGGGCTGTCTTTAACCTGGAGTACTCTCCGGACGG GTCAGTTTTGACAGTTGCTTGTGAGCAGACAGAAGTGCTTTTGTTTGACCCCATTTCCTCCAGACATATCAAAACACTGGTGGAGGCTCATGAGGACTGTGTAAACAACATAAG GTTTCTCGACAACCGGCTGTTTGCAACCTGCTCCGATGACACCaccattgcattgtgggatttgcGTAAACTCAACTCGAAGGTGTGCACGTTACATGGCCACGCCAGCTGGGTCAAGAACATCGAGTACGATACACACACTCGCCTGCTGGTGACGTCAGGATTTGACGGAAATGTCATCACGTGGGACACCAACAG GTTCACGGAAGATGGCTGTCCACACAAGAAGTTTTTCCACACACGCTATCTAATGAGGATGCGTCTGACTCCAGACTGCAGTAAGATGTTGATCTCCACCTCCTCGGGTTACCTGCTCATCTTACATGACCTTGACCTCACCCAGAGCCTCGAGGTCTGCAGCTACCGCATCCTACGGGCCCGCAGAGCTCCTCTCTGCACAG AAGGTTCATCAGCAGGTTCCAGGTCGGCGGGTTCCCGTCACACCATTGACAGCAAAACCCATCCACACAGAGAGG GTCTGTCACCCAGAAACAGTCTTGAGGTTTTAACCCCAGAGATCCCAGGTGAGAGGGACCGTGGGAACTGCATCACATCCTTGCAACTTCACCCTAAAGGCTGGGCCACATTGTTGCGCTGCTCCAGCAACATGGACGACCAGGAG TGGACGTGTGTGTATGAGTTTCAAGAGGGCGCTCCACCTCGACCCCCGGTGTCTCCTCGCTGCTCTCTGCGTCTCACACACTACATCGAGGAGGCTAACGTCGGCCGCGGCTACATTAAGGAGCTGTGCTTCAGTCCTGATGGCCGGCTCATCTGCTCGCCGTACGGTTACGGTGTGCGCTTGCTGGCGTTCGATGAGCACTGCGCCGAGCTGGTGGACTGCATGCCTGTACGGACGGCTCTGCTGCGGGAGATTCGCTCCATCTACTCTCACAGCGACGTGGTGCTCACCTCAAAGTTCTCACCCACTCACTGTCAGTTCGCATCGGGCTGCCTTAGTGGACGCGTAGCTCTGTATCAACCACACTTTTAA
- the LOC109061611 gene encoding protein O-mannose kinase-like — translation MGGTFGMRCGLPAVLLCLAALLCANLLLYFYLDALYQDTNPLSAHTQCPLRHFKVGTMTTCVPWLQCPEIRAEVRRVNLIGQGAVKKVYLSEWRGQKVALSILSSEQYTDDFLHGLTMLRGLQSAHVVMLVGACEEDGVFVTEYHPLGSALTLDATLALDRYHWRNSWHTRLQLAIDYVAFLAYLHSSPVGIRVMCDSNDLHKTLSQFLLTSDMRLLANNLDALPEVERGRRGVKCGHHELTGDFAAPEQLWPHGEDVQFSDEAMPGYDEKTDIWKIPDVTRFLLGSVLGSDVIHFHLFQIYTECKRKEPHMRPTALEVLSVYRSVYDSMIETQSQRDRDML, via the exons ATGGGTGGCACCTTTGGGATGAGGTGTGGACTGCCTGCGGTCCTGCTTTGTCTGGCAGCTCTCCTCTGCGCCAATCTGCTGCTGTATTTCTACCTAGATGCCCTGTATCAGGACACTAACCCTCTCTCAGCACACACGCAGTGCCCGCTTCGCCACTTTAAAGTGGGCACCATGACCACCTGTGTCCCTTGGCTTCAGTGTCCCGAAATTCGTGCTGAGGTGCGTCGTGTGAACCTCATCGGACAAGGAGCTGTGAAGAAG GTTTATCTGTCCGAGTGGCGGGGTCAGAAGGTGGCGCTCTCCATCTTGTCATCAGAGCAGTATACAGATGATTTCCTTCACGGACTGACGATGCTGCGTGGCTTGCAGAGCGCCCACGTCGTGATGCTTGTAGGGGCGTGTGAAGAGGATGGTGTGTTTGTTACAGAGTATCACCCTCTGGGATCAGCACTGACGCTTGATGCTACTCTCGCGCTAGACCGTTATCACTGGCGAAACTCTTGGCATACTCGTCTACAGCTGGCCATAGACTACGTCGCCTTCCTGGCGTACCTGCACAGCAGTCCGGTGGGCATCCGTGTCATGTGTGACTCCAACGACCTGCACAAAACTCTCAGCCAGTTTCTGCTCACATCTGACATGCGTCTGTTGGCCAACAACCTGGACGCGCTGCCTGAGGTGGAGAGGGGACGTCGAGGGGTGAAGTGCGGTCACCATGAGCTCACCGGGGACTTCGCTGCCCCGGAGCAGTTGTGGCCTCACGGCGAGGATGTGCAGTTCTCGGACGAAGCCATGCCTGGTTACGATGAAAAGACAGACATCTGGAAGATTCCAGATGTGACACGTTTCCTATTGGGGAGTGTCTTGGGAAGTGACGTCATCCATTTCCACTTGTTTCAGATCTACACCGAATGCAAGAGGAAGGAGCCTCACATGCGGCCGACGGCGCTCGAGGTGCTCAGTGTGTATCGCTCTGTCTACGACAGCATGATAGAGACTCAATCACAGAGAGATAGAGATATGTTGTAG
- the LOC109061613 gene encoding glutaredoxin domain-containing cysteine-rich protein 1-like, translating into MKFFDCNMERRTSSAEEDRAERTVRFRVASARSGRVLKEVFREHALEDSADTDTTASSEPERSTSPGITEANSHLSGLMGPEPEDSGGEPDELLMYASATKEKLFTGKRVNIFSKNGTIRGVRDKVSAGQVLFNNLTKMYGDSLIMNRPKRP; encoded by the exons atgaaGTTTTTTGACTGCAATATGGAGCGTCGCACATCCAGCGCTGAGGAGGACCGAGCGGAGAGGACAGTGCGGTTCCGCGTGGCGTCGGCGCGCAGCGGTCGCgtcctgaaggaggtgttcagagAGCACGCGCTCGAAGACTCCGCGGACACGGACACCACCGCGAGCTCAGAGCCGGAGCGCTCCACCTCGCCCGGCATCACGGAGGCCAACAGCCACCTGAGCGGCCTGATGGGGCCAGAACCGGAGGACAGCGGCGGCGAACCGGACGAGCTGCTCATGTACGCTAGTGCAACCAAGGAGAAGCTTTTCACCGGAAAACGCGTGAACATCTTCAGTAAGAACGGAACTATTCGGGGCGTGAGAGATAAAGTCAGCGCGGGACAGGTGTTGTTTAACAACCTGACCAAAATGTATGGG GATTCCCTTATTATGAACCGGCCTAAAAGACCATGA
- the LOC109061612 gene encoding protein YIPF7-like — protein MGDFQNFEQDFYESGYNMDGHKEDVYGYDPAYVNPDYHEVDNSARLADEYTTTASYSGQVYQPVVPPEQTEHIDSYEEEPPLLEELGINFDHIWQKTLTVLNPLKPADGSIMNETDLTGPVLFCVALGATLLMAGKAHFGYVYGISALGCVGMYMLLNLMSSYSMSCGCVASVLGYCLLPMVGLSAFAILYSLQGLLGTLLALFVIGWCSLSASKIFSSTLDMSGQQLLVAYPCALLYGVFALLTVF, from the exons ATGGGAGACTTTCAAAACTTTGAACAAGACTTCTATGAGTCTGGATATAATATGGATGGTCATAAGGAGGATGTATATGGCTATGATCCAGCCTATGTCAATCCAGACTACCATGAAGT TGATAATTCTGCACGTTTAGCAGATGAATATACCACTACAGCATCGTATAGTGGACAAGTGTATCAGCCTGTAGTGCCACCTGAGCAAACAGAACATATAGACTCATATGAGGAAGAGCCGCCACTCTTAGAAG agtTGGGCATTAACTTTGACCATATTTGGCAGAAGACTCTGACTGTGTTAAATCCATTGAAGCCTGCTGATGGCAGTATTATGAATGAGACAGATCTCACCGGGCCTGTTCTTTTCTGCGTTGCTCTGGGAGCCACACTATTGATG GCAGGGAAAGCACACTTTGGGTATGTGTATGGCATCAGTGCTCTGGGATGTGTGGGGATGTACATGCTGTTGAACCTGATGAGCAGTTACAGCATGTCCTGTGGATGTGTGGCGAGTGTGCTGGGATACTGCCTCCTGCCAATGGTGGGACTCTCTGCCTTTGCTATTCTTTATTCCCTTCA agGGCTCTTGGGAACGCTGTTGGCCTTGTTTGTGATTGGCTGGTGCAGTCTATCAGCTTCTAAGATCTTCAGTTCCACTCTGGACATGAGTGGGCAGCAGCTGCTGGTGGCTTATCCCTGCGCTCTTCTGTACGGGGTCTTCGCTCTCCTAACCGTCTTCTGA